The Miscanthus floridulus cultivar M001 chromosome 6, ASM1932011v1, whole genome shotgun sequence genomic interval CGCCCGCTAGGCCCCGGCGAACCACGCGCCCGCATCCGTCCTGGCTCGCCCCTCCTCTGCCGAACAGCATAGAAAGTTGGAATAAAACACGTGCAACAACACGTGCAACAACTACTGCAACATTAGGCTGAAGCAGCTAAAACACCATGAACATATATATTGCAACAACAAGGAACAACAACTGCAACATTTGGATGAAGCAGttgaaacaccatgaacatattattgcaacaacaaaggaacaacagctgaaacattaggctgaagcagcatgaaacaccatgaacatattattgcaacaacacgGAACAAACTGCTGAAACAATAGGTTGAAGGaactaaaacatttggaacatattattgcaacaacaccGAACAAACTGCTGCAACAAATAGGTTGAAggagctgaaacatttggaacatattattgcaacactggtgtgaagcatatgaaacaacgctcgaaataaaaacacttgcaacaacatggaacaactactgcaacatgagattgaagcaactgaaacacactgcaacatctcaagcagtacTACTACAACATCGCaaaaacatatgttgcaacaacaacaaaaaaccattgcaacattcgaaatcatctgttgcaacatccaaaaaaaCCATTACAACACGGCGAGATCTGACCCCCCTAGAGCTCgttggaaccctagccaccgccgcatcccttagatccagaggagggggaggaggaggaggagggctcagatccagaggaggggggggggggctcagaTCCAgattcagaggaggaggagcaaggCCTCAGATCCATATCCCTGCGCAACCTACCTCGTcggagccgccgccgtcgtcctcgtctccggtggGGTGCGGGAGCTAGGTCGCAGGGAGAGTGGGGGTGCATGGAGGTCATGGAGggcaggggagggagggaggaagggagcACGGGCGGGTGGACGCGCAGCGAGCTCGCGTGCGGAGGGATGGAGGTCGCAGAGGGGCGAGGGACGGAGGGAGCTCGTGCGGCGACGGCGTGAAGAGCGGGTAGGAAAGCGGCATGGAGAGCGAGTGCAGGAGAGAGCGAGGGCGGAGGAATGGGTGGAGTGCGACTGCGGGAGAAAGCGACCGCGGGGCAGCTGACGGAGCGGGTGAAATGCGAGTGCGGGGAGAGCGGGTGAAGTGAAGCGGCGTCGGGCGAGTGGATAAGATGAGGTGCGGTCGGTGAAATCGCAAATGGTAGTGTGACGCGCGTTCGACGTGTTGGACGAACGGGTCGTAGCATTTCCGATTGCGGTATGGGTGCAGAAGTTTCGAACACCGTGTGCTTGCCCTCATCCAAATGTTCTCTTCACATTCCAAGAATCGCGATAGAAAACCGGATAGAATCACGAGAAGAATAGCTAGCTCTCCAATCAAAAAAAGAATAGCTAGCTCTGGCAAATCCACTGTCTGCGAAATGCATCCGTTTTTGCAAGGGTACGTGATTAGCATCAGGAAACGGCTGAGACCACCCTGCATTATTTCATCACAAACTACACAATCAGTACGTTACAGAATATAGAGTACAAACACAGAGCAATAACATTATGTCAGAGGATTAAGCACTAGTATCATATTACACCATCATCATCGCTGCGCTTTGCTAACAATTCACAAAACAATATTAAAGAAAACACAAACCAATACAACAGTAGCAAAATGTCCTCCAAACATTGAACCATTCAATTATGAACAGACTAATTGACCCCTCTAACTCTAAAGCATGCTGAGAAAAGCTTAGTCCCGGGCCGATTCTTATCCTTGACCGGTGTCTTTGTCTCCTTACTAGCCATGGTAGTGGTTGTGGTGGCAGCAGCGACATCGTCATCGATGACCGTCCCGGTCACGACCGGCGGTACGGGCAGGTTCCCCTCGGCAGGCGGTTCGAGCTGCCACAGCCCGGTTTCTCCGATGACCATCCCCTTGTTCCGCTCCACCCACCACGACTCCGGCACGAGGTTGTCGTCGTTGAGGAACGCGGACGACTTGTTCACCAGCGCCACGCTGCGGTGCACCTGCAGCTTGAACTCGCCGTCCTTCCCGTTCCAGCCGGCCACCGTGTGCAGGATGCCCTGCAGGTTGTGGTAGTCCCCGAGGTTGGTGGAGTCGTCCTTCACGTACGGTGACTTCTTGGAGTCCACGGCCAGGACGTCGCCGACGTTGGCGTAGCCCAGGAGCCCGCTTGGATACAGCGGGATCACGTCGGGCGTGTTCCGGACGTGCAGCGCCCGCAGGTTGGGCAGCTCTTCGAACCTCTTCTTGAACTCCGGGTTCCCGATCTGCGGGCTCCCGAACACGATGACCGTGACGGGGATGTCGGCGCCGCCGACCCTTGACACGCCGTTCACCGCGACGTCGAACGCGCAGAGCGTGGCCAGCGACGCGCCGAGGCTGTGGCCCGTGCACACGATGCTGAGGCTCTCGTCCTTGTACCGGGCCACCAGCTCGCGCACCGCGGCGAGCAGCTGCTCCCGCGCGCTGTACTTGGAGAAGGGCGACCGCTCGTCTCTGGAGGTGTAGATGAGGTACCACCCCTCCATCACGCGGGCGTGGCCGCGGGCCGGGTCCCCCTCCGGCAGGATGGCGTCGGGGGAGACGAGCTCCGGCTTGAGCACGTCGACCCACTCCAGCGTCCGGATGGTGCCGCGCCACGCCACGTAGATGACGCGCTGGCccgtggcggccgcggcggcgtccgTGGACACGGAGACGTAGCCGATCCAGTTGGACTCCTTGCTCCATGCCTCGCGGGAGAGCGAGAACACCATGATGCCGCCCGGGAACGACGCCTGGGAGGTCCCGTAGAGGTACGCCGCCGGGGAGATGTCGGCGGCGGCCGGGAACAGCGTGCGGGCGAAGAGCGTGGACCTGGAGTAGCGGCAGCTGCCGCAGTACTTGGAGTGGGAGTCGGAGTTGAAGGAGTCGTAGGTGACCTGGCAGAGGTCGCCGCAGAGCAGGATGAGGCGGCGGAGCGTGAGGTCGAGAGGGTCCAGGAGGCCCTCCCAGTGCGCGGAGCCGAGCAGCTCCGGCCATGACGCGGAGCCCTTGACGCCGCCGACCAGGGAGCTGGACAGGAGGACGCCCTGGCTCGCGTCCATGTGTGCCATGAGAAGATGATGAGCTAAGTGCGAGTGTGAGCTTGTGAGAGAAGGGGCTGTTTGGTTCACAGCTCGGCTGCCAGGCACATCGATCTCACCTCAGGGGCTCGAAAATTAATGCCTGGAATCAATGTCTTGGTGAGACTTGGTCTTATTATGGTAAGACTGGGGGCTATGCCTTGCCCTAAAAAATGTCTTGGTGGGACAAGTGAGACAGACAAGTCTGCCTGGAGAGTGGAGAGCAACTAACCAGCCCTAGATACGTGTTGAACAGAGTATTTGACTGATTGATTGATGTGGTTGCTACTGTGCACGGAACGCCAAAAAATTTGCTTTGAAGCTGGTTTCACTCAAACGGGCCATGGCACTAGCAAAATCAACATAATTTTAGTCACCGTATTGGTGACCATGGTTTTAGTCAAGTTTGGCCAAATGGGAGGGATGTCGAGCCAAAATTTGACACCCAACCAAATGAAGGTAAATTTTGGTCGAAGCGGCCAAATTTTGGCTTGACGTCCTTTTGGACACACATGGTAAGCAATCAAAGCGCATAAGTTTTCTTTTGTAAACTATTCTTATTAGTAAAGGGAGAAAATTGGAGTTTCGTGGTTATAATCGAATGCCATACTGTAAATATCCAAAGCTCGACCATGGACATCTTGCAAGTTGCGTAACAGTCTTCTACACATACCATGGTAAAGCGTCAAAGTAAGCACGACAACAGTATTCAACAGTGGCACTCAAACTTAGTCAAACCCAGTCCACATGGGCGCATCTGACGGCTGTGAATCAGTCACGCCTACTCGAACCCCTAAGCCATGGGGGATGGATGTGGGGCACCAAGAAGCGGCGACAACCATGTTCCTTTGGGAGTTTAGGCTAGAGAGAGATGAGCGAGCACATCCATGGAAAAGGATAAGCTTCCGCTTGTTACATTGAGTTAGGGGGAAACAATAAATTCAAGTATGAAATAATGGAAAAGATGATTAACATATCACAGTTTGCTAATGGCATTGTgtaaggaccttgatgtcgcctagagggggtgaataggcgtatcagAGAACTTAAAACAAACTAAAACATCGGATTACTACACTGCCGGAAGTTCTAGCACTTGCCGGAACTTATGGCATTCGGAAGTTCTGGCACTTGCTAGAACTTCTGACACCCGGAAGTTCCGGGGCACTTCCGGCAGAACTTCTAACACCTATATGGAGCTACGAAAATAGAGTCAAATGAACTTCAACTTTAGATCTACGAATTACCCCACTTCCTAAGATGTATATGAAGGTGATGCGGTACTCCCTTGCCCTTGTACCACCTCTAATTTGTAGATCAGGACCTTCAATTTGTAGATcgggaccaaaccctagaatcgCCAACAAACAAGTAGAGAGCAATACAAATAGCAAGAACACAAAAGACAAGGTGTTTagcccgtggttcagctcgccaccaaggcttgcctatgtccacgttgttgaggaagccacaacgGCTTATGTTTCTTTCAACcttatcctcgttctcaagtcaagagagtaaaTCTCTTGAGATAAGGGGTTCTTACTAGATGTAGAGGGTGATAACAAACGTCTCGGAGCTACCACAAGAGTTGGAAGCTTTCGGGTgatgcctagccagctaggagccttgctctaagagtaacaaacacaaatcCAACCGGCttaacgaagaaatcaagtgctcaagattGCTTTGATGTTTCTCTCACTAATAATCCTTCTCTCACTCAATCCCTTACAAGATTTGAAGCTAGGAGCAAAGGGGATAGAAGAGATGGGCTTTTGGGAGCTAGAGAGGTGCTTTGGCTGAAGCTTTGGTCGAGTAAAGTGAGTGGGCAACGGTCACAAGAGAAGGTGTTGAGTATTTATACTCGAAGGCAAAAGTGACCGttcagatctgcgtcggaacttccgacacagATCGCCGAAAATTCTAACACCCAAAACTTCCGACAACTGTTGGAACTTCCGTCAGTCAAAGATCAGGAAACTAACCCTAAGTGTTTGTGAAGTGATAGAGTGTCTCCCAATTGATTTTAGTTAAATaattgagcactctatcttcctcagaccacctagatttgcatccctctttatagggCAGCATATCCTAAAATCAAGATCAAAAGAATATAACCATTTTaaccacttgagtcttcaatgtcttcatatgccACTTCTTCTTAATATCACTTCATAAAGGGAAGCAATCAACTTTGTCTCCTCTCTTTGAGCAAATACagcttgagcatgtgacttgaaccatttcaacaCATGTGATTTCAatccatggcttcaagtcacttccctAATGATTTGATCATCAACACAATAAGACTTCTCATAGCTCGATTAGTACcttgactcaatgcaagtactcacttcttcaccttagccatggtacctcggtctcCAAGCCATTGCTTGCcattcaccttcgcttagtccctcgaagccctttccttgctatcttcaccctatcgagccatactcaagtcacatcatattgagcatccattgaaaaatcatttcttcaatattgcgatccttgcttgaatatcttcttGATATGAATGCtaagatcaatcaagcttcaatTTACAACACACAACTTAGGTCTTCATTTGAACATTATGTGGAATATAATCAAGTTTGTCTTCTTGTTGAACCTTTATATACTTCTCATTTCATAATCCAtaagtgtatgcaataaactcaatttcctgttcaacactcctgttcaacacttagcaaacttattagacctttaattgtgttatcattcaattcaccaaaacccactaaagggctagatgcacgtacaatctccccctttttggtgattgatgacaacataatTAAAGCTTATAAGAGATTGATAAATAATACGATTTTGAATCCTATGATATAGTGAGCTCCCCTTAAATGTGTGCATAGAATGGAATTTCAAATTTTGgcctcaaatgccaaatgcacataCTAAGAATAAGTGTGGGAACTCTCCTAAATCttagcatccgtggggtgcaaggtGTCATCATGATAAACGTGATGCTCATGGCAGTTCATGCACTTTAGAGAAAATAGATAGTACACCATTCAAGGCAAGACACACTAACATAAATGGTCCTTACcaagagcatcaatttaaactatccttgcacacacCACACAAAAATTGAAAAAAATCTTATATGCCTCTCTTTTACCCCTTTAAATCCATATATCAATCTCTCTTCCCTTATAATCTCTCtcaatatttctccccctttggcattaatctccaaaaaggatctctccaccaaaaggaagaaatgatggtagacaagtgagggcaagaggtaggtaaaagtttagcatatAGGATATCTCTTCTAAGATTTGtaccaaacaaagtatgcaacaATTTAAGTCAAGATTCTTGATAAGTTAGCATATTTAgctcatacctcacttagatgacaTTTTTAATATAAGACTTACTCATGACATCACCACAAGAGAtatcaaccaaatatctaaagaattctctaatcgtcaccacaagaacaaattcatggtgtgactcaaaatattgcatacacatgcacacactagcatgtaagggcctagatgcacaaaggtaatacaagagttcatggagcgatatacctttgtttTAAGCCTCACAATCACCACCATGATAATGATTTTCATTAGTTGTTTTTAGTGCTTTGATGGACTTAGTGCTTCTTTATGCAAAAAGATTTCATTTGTGCCCACCTCTCTTCATCATCATATTCAAGGAGATATCACAAACTTGTGCTTGATCTCAATTGAAAGTCCATTGCTAGCTCTTGTTGTCATTTTGAGATACCAATTGAAGGCATATTTCTTGATATACCAAATTGAAAGAGTATCCACCAATACCAATTTAaatatgatcttcacaatttGACACCAATAGAAAAAGTGTTCATAAGTTGATGCTAATTGAAATGGATTCTTGTATCTCATAATGTTACCTAGGgaatgctcataaagacaagagagATAGCATTAAATTGCACAAGCTAGAGTTTTACAACTAGTGACCTTCTAGATGTGGAAGGCATGTAGATCACTAATTACAAAACCTCATAACATAAACTAAATTCTCCCTTTTTTatagtgcatacatatatatgtggaaggcaagaatatatgcacttttggtcaattaagtccaaacaagggaatttaagctatattatggagagtagctACTTAAGAGATAAAATTGCAATCCAAATAAATATGAGATATAACTTTACCCATTTGGATTGAGTTAATGTAGCATACCCATGAGAAACTCATTCTCACCAAGAGACTACATAAGTTCACTAGAAGAAAAGGTTAGTCTCGAAAGACACAAGACATAGaatgggctcccccttaatatgtggaTCAAGTACTCGAATTATTTGTGAAATGCACTTGAATCGGTTTAAGGGTCTAGAGGAAttcatcctatatcttggtcaaggcatGATAAATTTATAGGAATTGAAATTATGCTAAGGAAACATACTACCAGCAAGGTAGATGGATCACTATCGATGTTCCTTAACTCATAGTTTTAATCACCAACATCCCTATAAAATTCACTCAAATGAAAACAAAACCTAGTAATAGGGATTTAAACTAATGATTTCCATAGGTTTTGGTGAGTTGTGCATTTGCAGGACACATACATAGAATACATATGAAAAGTAGTCGAAATGCGCAAACAGAGAAAGCGCAACATAGATCTACTCAAGTACATAGAAGAAAGGCCCACTTACCTTGCATACCTAGGCCCAAAACCCACCAAGGAGGAGTCTAGGCCCAACATGCAACCACCATGCGGAAGGCGGTTGTAGGGAGGCACCATCTGGGTGCGGGCGTACCATAGCTGCCCAACCGCCTCCAGCCGCCACATGTCATCCCCTGGTGATCCCTCCATGACGATTGCATGGGTACATGCAAGGAAATCCTCCCCAAACCGACCATCTCATGACTATATATAGATGGGGAAGGCTCTCACATGAATCatcaatgcaagagacaacacaatGTGACAAGAAGAGTAGAGCTACACTCCTATTTTTTGTCTTAGCTATTTTagtgtagggagtgagtgaggaagagAAAGAGATGGAGAAGTATCAAAATTGTCGGCTATCTCCTCTTGTGTACTTGGTGAACTTTGTACATTGAGTGGAAGGAATGCCAAGAGTGTTGGCTACCTCTTCACTTGTACCTCGATGAATCTAGTACCATTTGGAGTGCAAGGTTTGTGTTTATCTTcggtggtgagttctactttaagttagtcttgttcattatttacttgcGGGTTCATTGTTTGACTTTGTGACGAATACTCTAgtaaagggccctgataaagacagataaccctgattgatgctagagtagtagtcaatagcgtagacgtggtgtctaggctagaggctaccttcgtttgtgTCATATCCTCCGATTGAGGGGTAGGAGGCAGCCCTATCCATCCTTCATAATCCCCCACGTCTGGATACGGCGTAGAGTTGTAGGCCAACAacgcttggcagaccaagtgttaTCTGGTGCCCAAAGTAAGTATATAGTGACAAAGTTgtcttaacttaggatctctatccctagaaaacctcgctacccgagctatctttcttcttgttaccttaggtgaactagctaagagacaTTACACATCTGTTCctcatggaaatacgataccctgaatactttcagtTGAAATgttacaacggtaattccgtgcgcttgcggattatttctgtatgcgttaagaaataccaacaatcaCCATATTGATATGACCATCATAAGTGAGACttgatgatttggatgactaaagtTATTCACTTGATGACTCATGGTGAATTAGAGCTCACTCTTTGTTGATAAGATCCTGGGTGATCAATGGGATGGATCATGTGCACTTGATGAGCTCTTGAGAGGTGAAATAGTAATGAAAGCCcactcttcaattattttctccaACTCATCCAAATCCAGTTCCACTAAAGGATTGGGGCATCTGATACTAAACCAggagcacttggtttataaagACCAAGACCTCCTAGGATAATCTTTGGAGCACCCAGAGGATGCAAAGGAACCATCCATCCTCCTTTTCCATGTGTGGGACTactcaacatatatttgagagaAACCATTAGTTCCACAAGATATAGACTAAACTCCCCCTtaatttgtgcatacaagagtACATAGAGTACACTTATGCGTATTATTAATATGAAGTCAAGAGGGAAGTTTTCATAGGATTCCAACAGGTTTCAAACTCCTTCAAGCTGCTTGGAGTCCAATTAGTTTCAGCTAGTTCAGTTCCTTCCAATTGATTTCAAAAAGTTCCAACTGATTGTAACTCATTGCCGCTACTTGTAACTACTGAAGTCAACTGATTTCATCTAGTTTCAATTGATTTCAGCTGTAATTTCTGAAATCCTGCAACTGATTTCTTCTAGTTCCAACTAGTTGCAATTACTTGTTGTTGCTTGTAATTTGATTGCAACTCCTTTAGACTAAACTAATGCTTCTCATTTTTACTAATTCTTTATGAGCAACCTGAGAGCCAACTTAATCTTGTTATTTCAATGCAACTCAATTCCAAGCAATGAGTTTTTAGATTATGTCTTCCCTGGAGAACAATTCATATCTCCTAGACTATTAGTTCAATATGCATGAAATTTGGTAGAAATGTTCTTCCATGAGTCCTCTAACCATTGTAGAAATTTT includes:
- the LOC136458849 gene encoding phospholipase A1-II 5-like yields the protein MAHMDASQGVLLSSSLVGGVKGSASWPELLGSAHWEGLLDPLDLTLRRLILLCGDLCQVTYDSFNSDSHSKYCGSCRYSRSTLFARTLFPAAADISPAAYLYGTSQASFPGGIMVFSLSREAWSKESNWIGYVSVSTDAAAAATGQRVIYVAWRGTIRTLEWVDVLKPELVSPDAILPEGDPARGHARVMEGWYLIYTSRDERSPFSKYSAREQLLAAVRELVARYKDESLSIVCTGHSLGASLATLCAFDVAVNGVSRVGGADIPVTVIVFGSPQIGNPEFKKRFEELPNLRALHVRNTPDVIPLYPSGLLGYANVGDVLAVDSKKSPYVKDDSTNLGDYHNLQGILHTVAGWNGKDGEFKLQVHRSVALVNKSSAFLNDDNLVPESWWVERNKGMVIGETGLWQLEPPAEGNLPVPPVVTGTVIDDDVAAATTTTTMASKETKTPVKDKNRPGTKLFSACFRVRGVN